From Rhodovibrio salinarum DSM 9154:
CCGGCAGCGCGCATAGCACGTGCCACGGTCCGCCGTCGGCGCCGCGCATCTCGATATAGCTCTTCAGCCGGACCTCGGGGAACAGCGTGGTCAGGTGATCCGACCAGTCGGACATATGGGGAACTTCTCCCTCGAAGCCTTCCAGCTTGCCGTTCAGGAAGTCCCGGAACGACTTGCCGGCGACGTCGTGGAACACCCCGTCGCGGAAGACGAAGTACATCGGCACGTCGAGCACGTAGTCGACGTAGCGCTCGAAGCCGAAGCCCTCGTCGAACACGAACGGCAGCATGCCGCAGCGGTCGGGGTCGGTATCGGTCCAGATGTGGCTGCGATAGGACAGGAAGCCGTTCGGCTTGCCCTCGGTGAACGGCGAATTCGCGAACAGCGCCGTGGCAACCGGCTGCAGCGCGAGGCCGACGCGCATCTTCTTCACCATGTCGGCCTCGTCGGCGAAATCCAGGTTCACCTGCACGGTGCAGGTGCGCAGCATCATGTCGAGGCCGAGGGTGCCGACCTTGGGCATGTAGTTGCCCATCACCTCGTAACGCTGCTTGGGCATCCAGGGCATTTCGTCGCGCCGCCAGTCGGGCGTGAACCCCATACCCAGCATGCCCACGCCGAGCGGTTGGGCGACCTGCTTCACCTGCGACAGATGCTGGTTCACCTCACGACAGGTCTCGTGCAGCGTGCGCACCGGCGCCCCGGACAGTTCCAGCTGCCCGCCCGGTTCGAGCGAGACGTTGCAGCCGTGCCTGCCTTTGAGGGCGATCACGTGCCCGTTCTCCTCGACCCGCTGCCAGCCGTAGCGGGCGATCCCCTCGAGCAGGTTCTCGATCCCAGGCTGACCTTCCGGCGCCGCGTAGGGGACCGGGCGGTGGCCATCGACGGTATAGACGAACTTTTCGTGTTCCGTCCCGATCCGCCAGTCGCTGCGCGGTTTGCAGCCATCGGCCAGGGACTGCACCAGCTGGTCGCGACGTTCGATCGGCGCGCCCTTGGCGGTCGGGGGAGCGGACATTGGCGGTCTCTTCTTGGCGGCAGGAAACGAAGGTGGACGACGGGCGAAGCGGGGCGCGCGAACGCCCCGCAGCTCAGCTGCGAAAGGGCGGCCGGGCGTCGCCGTCACCGAGCCAGGCTTGCCAGCAGGCGATGAGCGCGATCGCGGCCGTATCGGCGCGCAGCACCCGCGGCCCCAGCCCAGCGGCGGTAACAAAGGGAAGTTTGTTAAGGGCGTCAAGTTCCGCTTCGGTGAAGCCGCCCTCGGGCCCGACGAGGACCGCCCAAGGCGCGGTGTTGGCGGCTCCTGCCGCCCGGCCCCCGGCCTGCTCGCGGGCCTGCGCCACCTGCTCGGCGACCGGCGGCGCTTCGCCCGACTCCGCGCCCAACAGCAGGTGGCGCTCAACCGGCCAGGTCTCCAGCAGCGCACGCAGGCGGATCGGCTCTGCAACCTCGGGCACGCTCAGGCGTTCGCACTGCTCCGCCGCCTCCCGGCAGTTGGCGCGCAGCCGCTCGCAGTTGACCCGGGAGACATCGGTGTTCTGCGTGAACACGGGCAGCAGGCGGGAAACGCCGAGCTCGCAGGCCTTCTCCACCATGAAGTCCAGGCGCGCGCGCTTGATCGGTGCGAACAGCAGCCAGAGGTCGGGCTCGGGCTGTTGCTCCCGGCGCTGGTCGAGCACGGCGAGCGAGGCCCAGCCCTTGCCCAAGGCGTCGATCCGGGCGCGCCATTCGCCGTCGCGCCCATTGAACAGCGCCAACTCCGCCCCGGTCGACAGCCGCAGCACCGAGCGCAGATAGTGTGCCTGCTGATGGTCCAGCCCCACCGTTTGCCCCGCGCCCAGCGCGGGGTCGACGAACAGGCGGGTAGCGATCGGGTTGGCGGTCACGGGCAGAAACTCGATTCGATCCGGCGGTAGCGCGTATGGGATGTGGCGGGTATGTAACAGGGACCGCGCTAGACGTTCGGTTACGGTGTGCCACCTTGAGCCGACGGCGTTCCAGTGAAAAGATCGCGCCCCATGACAGTCGCCGGCAACAACACCCCCCAGGCCCCGCAGCAAGGCGCGAGCCCGCAGCGCGCCTCGGCGAGCGGGCACGCCCCGGACACACGCAGCGACATCCCAACGGGCACCTGGGTCGACCGCTATCCGCCCAAGGCCTGGCGGCCGTTCCTGCGCCTGGCACGGGCGGACCGGCCGATCGGCACCTGGCTGCTGCTCTGGCCCTGCTGGTGGTCGGCCTCGATGGCCGCGGCAGCACACGGGCAGATGCCGAGCATCTACCTGTTGGTGCTGTTCGCGATCGGCGCGCTGGTGATGCGCGGGGCCGGCTGCACCTATAACGACGTGGTCGACCGGGATATCGACGGCGAGGTGGCGCGTACCGCCACGCGACCAATCGCCGCTGGACTGGTCAGCCTCAAGGAAGGCTGGGCACTGCTGGTCGGCCTGTCGCTGGTCGGGCTCGCGGTGCTCGTGCAGCTAGGCTTCCCGGCGATCTGGCTGGGGCTGATCTCGCTGGGACTGGTCGCTGCCTATCCGTTCATGAAACGGATCACCTACTGGCCGCAGGCCTGGCTCGGCCTGACCTTCAACTGGGGCGCGCTGGTCGGCTGGGCGGCGGTGGACCACGCATTGGCGCTGCCGGCGCTGCTGCTCTACCTGGGCGGGATCGCCTGGACGCTCGGCTACGACACGATCTACGCCCACCAGGACAAGGAAGACGACCTGCTGATCGGCGTGAAATCGTCAGCGCTCAGGCTCGGCAACTGGACGCATCCGGCCCTGGTCGTGTTCTTCCTGATCGCGCTCACCTTCTGGACCGCCGCCGGCTGGGTCGCCGGGCTGCCCGCCGCCTACCTGATCGGCATCGGCGCGGTCGCGCTGCACTTCGGCTGGCAGATCCTCACCCTCGACATCGACAACCACCAGGACTGCCTGACCAAGTTCAAGGCCAACCGCTACGTCGGCGCCCTGCTGCTCGCCGGCATCCTGCTGGCGGCCGGAGGGGCATGAACGATCCGCTTTCCAACGCCGCGCGCACACCCGCTGCCTTCGTGCGCGAACAGACCAGCCTGGAAAGCCCCCGCCTGATCCCGGAGATCGCGATCTACGGGGCAAACGAGCTGAACCCGCTGTGGCATGCGAGCGAGGAGGAATTGGCGGAGAACGGCGTGCCGCCCCCCTATTGGGCGTTCGCCTGGGCCGGTGGGCAGGCGCTGGCGCGCTACCTCTTGGACACGCCGGAGGTGGTGCGCGGCAAGCGGGTGCTGGACTTCGCCGCCGGTTCCGGCCTGTGCGCGATCGCGGCCCTCAAGGCCGGCGCGGCCGCGGCGACGGCGAGCGACCTCGACCCGTTCGCCTGCGCGGCGATGCAGCTTAACGCCACCGCCAACGACGTCTGGCTGGACGTCACCGACGCCGACATGATCGACGCGCCGGGCAATTGGGACGTCGTGCTGGCCGGCGACGTCTTCTACGAGCGCGAGATGGCGCAACGGGTCGCGCCCTGGCTGAAGCGGCTGGCGCGCGGCGGCGCGGCGGTGCTGGTCGGCGACCCGCACCGCCACTACCTGCCGAGCGACGGGTTCACCAGACTGGCACACTAC
This genomic window contains:
- the ubiA gene encoding 4-hydroxybenzoate octaprenyltransferase, with amino-acid sequence MTVAGNNTPQAPQQGASPQRASASGHAPDTRSDIPTGTWVDRYPPKAWRPFLRLARADRPIGTWLLLWPCWWSASMAAAAHGQMPSIYLLVLFAIGALVMRGAGCTYNDVVDRDIDGEVARTATRPIAAGLVSLKEGWALLVGLSLVGLAVLVQLGFPAIWLGLISLGLVAAYPFMKRITYWPQAWLGLTFNWGALVGWAAVDHALALPALLLYLGGIAWTLGYDTIYAHQDKEDDLLIGVKSSALRLGNWTHPALVVFFLIALTFWTAAGWVAGLPAAYLIGIGAVALHFGWQILTLDIDNHQDCLTKFKANRYVGALLLAGILLAAGGA
- a CDS encoding 16S rRNA (uracil(1498)-N(3))-methyltransferase, which encodes MTANPIATRLFVDPALGAGQTVGLDHQQAHYLRSVLRLSTGAELALFNGRDGEWRARIDALGKGWASLAVLDQRREQQPEPDLWLLFAPIKRARLDFMVEKACELGVSRLLPVFTQNTDVSRVNCERLRANCREAAEQCERLSVPEVAEPIRLRALLETWPVERHLLLGAESGEAPPVAEQVAQAREQAGGRAAGAANTAPWAVLVGPEGGFTEAELDALNKLPFVTAAGLGPRVLRADTAAIALIACWQAWLGDGDARPPFRS
- a CDS encoding glutamate--cysteine ligase — protein: MSAPPTAKGAPIERRDQLVQSLADGCKPRSDWRIGTEHEKFVYTVDGHRPVPYAAPEGQPGIENLLEGIARYGWQRVEENGHVIALKGRHGCNVSLEPGGQLELSGAPVRTLHETCREVNQHLSQVKQVAQPLGVGMLGMGFTPDWRRDEMPWMPKQRYEVMGNYMPKVGTLGLDMMLRTCTVQVNLDFADEADMVKKMRVGLALQPVATALFANSPFTEGKPNGFLSYRSHIWTDTDPDRCGMLPFVFDEGFGFERYVDYVLDVPMYFVFRDGVFHDVAGKSFRDFLNGKLEGFEGEVPHMSDWSDHLTTLFPEVRLKSYIEMRGADGGPWHVLCALPAFWVGLLYNSSALDAAWDLMKGWTVEELQELRAQVPRHGLKAQVGGTRVLDLARETLEIADHGLATRNNTDGIFGQDERQFLTPLKRIVDSGETWAEEKLRHYHGKWNQSVDPIYRRYSY
- a CDS encoding class I SAM-dependent methyltransferase, with protein sequence MNDPLSNAARTPAAFVREQTSLESPRLIPEIAIYGANELNPLWHASEEELAENGVPPPYWAFAWAGGQALARYLLDTPEVVRGKRVLDFAAGSGLCAIAALKAGAAAATASDLDPFACAAMQLNATANDVWLDVTDADMIDAPGNWDVVLAGDVFYEREMAQRVAPWLKRLARGGAAVLVGDPHRHYLPSDGFTRLAHYTVPTTRELEDRELCATSVWRVAG